The proteins below come from a single Tigriopus californicus strain San Diego chromosome 3, Tcal_SD_v2.1, whole genome shotgun sequence genomic window:
- the LOC131877453 gene encoding zinc finger protein 184-like, protein MDNDASESGGGLEVGEWQKHSTKVDSVPPSDSEHQADRSRNNHVPMETLELDPDYNPEVSPDEDEGEEEEEEEDEEEDMKSFKEEDHDQSEGSDGGTDGDMNVKEEHDVYHYAMISKPKAQKEPPYIESGHKCPECQFFSTSLMALNLHQLSHLKHMQRHYCSYCGFGATSLNALKDHLGNHFGARIYRCSFCFFTAINENEVSQHLRAEHPDLAIKHEPDGSINQESASHFPCAECDFSAQDEDEFQSHLIQHLILAKVKDPDRFPKPRTESGDLIGEIRFLPKKRKYKRTHREPTPPPDDMESGDNICPWCNVRFISQAKLLYHQKLRKPTFDFVCDICGDTSPYIKETTKHMQTVCQVTKFNQCSTCHLFFGNEDNFKAHENSHLMANLYSCPLCNKTLPVGKESKDHTKLHLLPEYFKCSACDDEFTAKCALFVHRKSHKAEEYPYRCDQCDYKSKERYVMERHKVASHSVDRPYKCSVCVKSYKTKGHLQEHERKHKLAQSHRCDQCGKFFRSRENMISHQMLAGGQLLYPCDFCDYATYYQNGILEHFKSHDRAIPIQCMHCPLFFGETASLDRHNEEHLDKEHFQCEFCSFSASLDDAKSHLLTHTRPGQYECEQCPKSFGAKCALIVHRKDHVKAAGTKKTNKLQCYKCLEVFETEEEIRKHREFHKKEALKHSCSACDFKTTTKASLERHMRKHNAGDEPNICGVCGKGFKNAKKLATHEATHTEEKGFICDQCGKGFIAHPRLRKHQQLSGGELEFQCDICDYNTHFHYGILEHFKSHHQVDPPIQCQYCPAYFGYTKSLEDHVKIHESGNGFQCPYCSLQCSLSDTKAHMLTHTSIAVFQCEQCPETTGSKCAANQHRLKHIKDGTPFKCPMCPYTATRPYLIRDHMTTHSDDRPYQCFTCGMTFKWPGVLKQHQKTHTEQGLFKCEVCDKEFSYSSSLQNHKKRRHSKKQAICQKCPSPNRSVKNGEFYCLSCSFSTTDRNQFDGHFLSTSCTGYMKESHACEKCYVTTTCEHFMNDHLRKYHHKSLSLIPYDATESSGPMAY, encoded by the coding sequence ATGGATAATGATGCTTCAGAGAGCGGCGGGGGACTAGAGGTAGGCGAGTGGCAGAAACACTCAACGAAAGTGGACAGTGTGCCACCATCAGACTCAGAGCATCAGGCAGACAGGTCAAGGAACAATCATGTCCCAATGGAGACGTTAGAATTAGATCCCGATTACAATCCGGAAGTCAGTCCGGACGAGGATgaaggggaagaagaagaagaagaggaggatgaagaggaagacatgaaatctttcaaagaaGAGGACCATGATCAATCCGAAGGCAGTGACGGCGGAACCGATGGAGATATGAACGTCAAAGAGGAACACGATGTCTACCACTATGCAATGATCTCCAAGCCAAAAGCCCAAAAAGAACCTCCTTATATCGAGAGCGGTCACAAATGCCCCGAGTGTCAGTTCTTTTCCACCTCATTGATGGCGCTGAATCTTCACCAATTGAGCCATTTGAAGCACATGCAAAGGCATTATTGTTCCTACTGTGGATTTGGCGCCACCAGTCTCAACGCTCTAAAGGATCATCTGGGCAACCACTTTGGTGCTCGAATCTATAGGTGCTCGTTCTGTTTCTTCACCGCCATCAATGAGAATGAAGTCAGCCAGCATCTAAGGGCTGAGCACCCAGATCTCGCAATCAAACACGAGCCAGATGGATCCATTAACCAAGAGTCGGCCAGCCACTTCCCATGTGCCGAATGTGACTTTTCTGCTCAAGACGAGGACGAATTTCAGAGTCACCTCATTCAACatttgatcttggccaaagtgaAGGATCCGGATAGGTTTCCGAAACCTAGGACTGAGAGCGGGGACCTCATCGGAGAAATCCGATTCTTGCCCAAGAAACGAAAGTACAAAAGAACCCACCGGGAGCCCACTCCGCCTCCGGATGACATGGAGAGTGGGGATAATATTTGTCCATGGTGCAATGTTCGATTTATTAGTCAGGCCAAGTTGCTCTACCACCAAAAACTGAGGAAACCCACTTTCGACTTTGTGTGTGATATCTGCGGGGATACCTCGCCGTACATTAAAGAGACCACCAAGCACATGCAAACCGTATGCCAGGTCACCAAGTTCAACCAATGCTCCACGTGCCAcctcttttttggaaatgaggatAACTTCAAAGCCCACGAGAATTCCCATCTAATGGCGAATCTATATTCTTGCCCACTATGTAATAAGACCCTGCCCGTGGGCAAGGAAAGTAAAGACCATACCAAATTGCATTTACTCCCCGAATATTTCAAATGTTCCGCCTGTGATGATGAATTCACAGCCAAATGTGCTCTCTTTGTTCATCGGAAGAGCCATAAGGCTGAAGAGTATCCTTACCGATGTGATCAGTGCGATTACAAGTCCAAAGAACGATATGTGATGGAACGCCACAAGGTGGCGTCCCATTCCGTGGACCGCCCTTACAAATGCAGTGTGTGTGTCAAGTCATACAAAACCAAAGGCCACTTGCAGGAGCACGAGCGGAAGCACAAACTAGCGCAGAGCCACCGATGTGACCAATGTGGGAAATTCTTCCGCTCCCGAGAGAACATGATCAGCCATCAGATGCTAGCAGGCGGTCAACTACTCTATCCATGTGATTTCTGCGACTATGCCACCTATTATCAAAACGGAATTTTGGAACACTTCAAAAGCCACGACCGTGCCATTCCGatccaatgcatgcattgTCCCCTGTTTTTTGGGGAGACCGCCAGTTTAGACCGACACAATGAGGAGCACCTGGATAAGGAGCATTTTCAATGCGAGTTCTGTTCCTTCTCGGCTTCCTTGGACGATGCCAAGAGCCACTTGCTCACTCATACGAGACCTGGTCAGTATGAATGTGAGCAATGCCCGAAGTCGTTTGGAGCCAAATGTGCTCTGATCGTTCATCGGAAAGACCATGTCAAAGCGGCGGGAACCAAGAAGACCAACAAACTTCAATGTTACAAATGTTTAGAAGTCTTCGAAACGGAGGAAGAGATACGAAAGCACCGCGAGTTCCACAAGAAAGAGGCCCTCAAACATTCGTGTAGCGCTTGCGATTTCAAAACCACCACCAAAGCCTCCTTGGAGCGCCATATGCGAAAGCACAACGCGGGTGACGAGCCCAACATTTGCGGTGTGTGCGGGAAAGGGTTCAAGAATGCCAAGAAGCTGGCCACGCACGAGGCCACGCACACCGAGGAGAAGGGCTTCATTTGCGACCAATGCGGTAAAGGCTTCATTGCCCATCCGAGGTTGCGCAAGCACCAGCAACTCTCGGGTGGGGAGCTGGAGTTCCAATGCGACATCTGTGATTACAATACCCATTTCCATTACGGtattttggaacatttcaaGAGTCATCATCAAGTGGACCCACCAATTCAGTGCCAATATTGCCCCGCCTATTTCGGGTACACGAAGAGCCTGGAAGACCACGTCAAGATCCATGAGAGCGGTAACGGATTTCAATGCCCGTATTGCTCCCTTCAATGCTCATTATCGGACACCAAGGCTCACATGCTAACTCATACGAGTATTGCCGTATTCCAATGCGAGCAGTGCCCGGAAACCACGGGCTCCAAATGTGCGGCCAATCAGCATCGTCTTAAGCACATCAAAGATGGAACTCCTTTCAAGTGTCCTATGTGCCCGTACACGGCCACCCGGCCATACCTCATCCGTGACCACATGACCACCCATAGCGACGATAGGCCTTACCAATGCTTCACTTGTGGAATGACCTTCAAATGGCCGGGAGTGCTGAAGCAACATCAAAAGACACACACGGAACAGGGCCTGTTCAAGTGTGAAGTGTGCGATAAAGAATTTAGTTACTCGTCAAGCTTGCAGAACCACAAGAAACGACGTCACAGTAAGAAGCAAGCCATTTGTCAGAAGTGTCCAAGCCCTAATCGTTCGGTGAAGAACGGCGAATTCTATTGCTTGAGCTGCTCCTTCTCCACCACGGATCGCAATCAATTTGATGGGCATTTCCTCTCCACTTCGTGTACCGGCTACATGAAGGAGAGCCATGCTTGCGAGAAATGCTATGTGACCACTACCTGCGAACACTTTATGAACGATCACTTGAGGAAGTACCACCACAAAAGCCTCTCCTTGATACCCTATGACGCTACCGAGAGCTCTGGACCCATGGCCTactaa